Proteins from one Xiphias gladius isolate SHS-SW01 ecotype Sanya breed wild unplaced genomic scaffold, ASM1685928v1 HiC_scaffold_1479, whole genome shotgun sequence genomic window:
- the LOC120787486 gene encoding EF-hand domain-containing protein D2-like, with product MELKLMMEKLGAPQTHIGLKNMIKEVDEDLDNKLSFREFLLIFRKAAAGELSEDSGLSVLARLSEIDVSTEGVKGAKTFFEAKVQAINESNRFEAEIRQEQEAKKKQAEEQKQRRAAFKELQSAFK from the exons ATGGAGCTGAAGCTGATGATGGAGAAGCTTGGtgctccacagacacacatcgGCTTGAAGAACATGATCAAGGAGGTGGACGAGGACCTTGACAATAAACTCAGCTTCAGAGAG TTCCTACTGATTTTCAGgaaggcagcagcaggagagctGTCAGAGGACAGCGGCCTCAGTGTCCTCGCTCGCCTCTCTGAAATCGATGTCTCAACAGAGGGGGTCAAAGGAGCCAAGACCTTCTTTGAAGCCAAA GTCCAGGCCATCAATGAGTCCAACCGATTTGAGGCAGAGATCCGCCAGGAACAGGAGGCCAAGAAGAAGCAGGCAGAGGAGCAGAAACAGAGACGAGCTGCTTtcaaagagctgcagtcagcTTTCAAGTGA